A single genomic interval of Festucalex cinctus isolate MCC-2025b chromosome 16, RoL_Fcin_1.0, whole genome shotgun sequence harbors:
- the LOC144003671 gene encoding uncharacterized protein LOC144003671 isoform X3, which yields MTAEAPEWSRDEWGENATVNRRPSIVVLQNMLKKIPQSPFHSQQQNVFPSPSDSNGLPADGLRSNQDSLVNVTTAADLTQNGVYRSSPEPVASSNPFYSYHLESTNKYNGGEDVGQKPGGNFDPLLEFQPSPLDRQENGVTVSEAPNDLFHTSSLNNELGSFLTSQSGSASGQFRNVTLSSPDDTPDNLFKTLHSKRSSMQDLLEDFSLQAPSGKVLEKPRSVVADPLWPSSNGEDDPYGSTKDPAGNPFYSASTTASHSLQTNGTKFSYDDKLTYSGLSGSDGDVFSPSSNASSPIAKELFRDGVSASDHFSEKTPNSKDVFGTLAQSGLARSTSDISEWTVQTMYSDAPHDIVLTTPQGSKHGILQPTPFSQARNLRVSPDSSPTELNHAMLTRRPPKPLPRCRPPRPGKPPVPEKSLKPVYTVEHELSGPPKPPPKPFKVLPNSDLGATAKPQEGKALNAENCDIFEDILLIGQEKCVEDWPEDSPQFHPDFKPSGKLRLRRESLKFKSYSEGATGEDQDDAGVHVKKKDKRFSFLSKGSSKDKLSDDMTDGRSWTLPPPGKPPKDGFYEKREDGEQSWSEGKKKPLKKKVNQLLRRASTSLIQRHPTAGSKDDGFLKKREAMKESTVRWHSQETMLDDRIGEDEMAAQAHLDEADAYTSKGKKKLKMKFNPQKGFTSSRPEGPQGAYGYTPNKDIKDRQKQFLGGAETWQQEHNFEDVDEIKRFHSISQDDVSVLHPQQKSFSAERLDWEALNAADDYTVKKNKFKAPVPLPRKAKPTLSSPGPAEAGTFGYAACAQPSCQADDWPDEDDAVLSGGQHEDPLVDYNYKQKKGKHKVFQKNKAKQNKTWEGAAEDVAINHLSEAAQAEWLAAQKDERVAAGLEDAEGDGDTDSLMEWWNTVERWDEVPSDEVAKQLDESQSFAILADKVNRGLRVFNKVFTERGEIFWQHVVKLHALADHLSTFHQKAKAAGITGSTTAAVGGVTAIAGLALAPFTLGASLIVTAVGVGVATAGGITSASASISDNVNNMQERKKVEAVLQEYELEFQGLADILHFVNHGLYKLRGHPFLRSGRQHYSEDWEVRKAVQMISLVDSPVMRAMEVTDANLYLLQGLQRGMDKYFKDSRTPKRAFKKEVVARIKQAANVLNDGVVELNAIREELQKAIGNF from the exons ATGACTGCG GAGGCTCCGGAGTGGTCGAGGGACGAATGGGGGGAGAACGCCACCGTCAACAGACGAccc AGTATCGTGGTGCTGCAAAACATGCTGAAGAAAATCCCTCAAAGCCCGTTTCACTCTCAGCAACAG AACGTTTTTCCGTCACCCTCAGACTCCAACGGATTGCCGGCGGACGGTTTGAGAAGCAACCAA gaCAGCTTGGTGAATGTGACCACTGCCGCTGATCTGACACAG AATGGAGTCTACCGGTCGAGCCCTGAG CCTGTGGCCAGCAGTAACCCTTTTTATTCTTATCATTTG GAATCCACGAACAAGTACAACGGTGGCGAGGATGTTGGACAAAAACCCGGTGGCAACTTCGATCCTCTCCTTGAATTCCAGCCTTCTCCTTTGGATCGGCAAGAAAATGGAGTCACAGTGTCTGAAGCTCCGAACGACTTGTTCCACACCTCCAGCTTAAACAACGAGCTGGGCAGCTTTTTGACATCCCAGAGTGGGTCCGCAAGCGGGCAATTTCGCAACGTAACCCTGAGCTCACCAGACGACACTCCTGACAACTTGTTTAAGACCCTGCATTCCAAAAGATCCAGCATGCAGGACCTTTTGGAAGATTTTAGCCTTCAGGCACCATCAGGAAAAGTCTTGGAAAAGCCTCGCAGCGTTGTTGCCGATCCATTGTGGCCTTCTTCCAATGGGGAAGACGATCCGTATGGCTCTACAAAGGATCCAGCAGGGAATCCGTTTTATTCTGCCTCAACCACTGCGTCACATTCCCTTCAGACAAATGGAACAAAATTCTCATATGACGACAAGTTAACTTATTCCGGTTTATCTGGGTCTGATGGGGATGTTTTCTCGCCTTCTTCGAATGCGTCGAGCCCGATTGCAAAGGAGCTATTCAGAGATGGTGTCAGCGCAAGTGACCACTTCAGTGAAAAGACGCCCAACAGCAAGGACGTGTTCGGAACGCTTGCCCAGAGCGGTTTGGCCAGATCAACCTCGGACATCTCGGAGTGGACTGTCCAAACGATGTATTCGGACGCACCACATGACATTGTGCTGACCACTCCTCAAGGAAGCAAACACGGAATCCTGCAGCCAACCCCCTTCAGTCAAGCCCGGAATCTGAGGGTGTCGCCAGACTCTTCTCCGACAGAGTTGAATCAC GCGATGCTCACCAGGCGCCCGCCAAAGCCGCTTCCTCGTTGCAGACCTCCCAGGCCGGGGAAGCCCCCTGTGCCGGAGAAGTCGCTCAAACCAGTTTACACG GTCGAGCATGAGCTGAGCGGGCCGCCAAAACCTCCTCCGAAACCGTTCAAAGTGCTCCCAAATTCAGACCTCGGTGCCACAGCAAAGCCTCAG GAGGGGAAAGCGCTCAACGCGGAGAACTGCGACATCTTTGAGGACATCCTCCTGATTGGGCAG GAAAAGTGTGTGGAAGACTGGCCAGAAGACAGTCCTCAGTTCCACCCCGACTTCAAACCA TCTGGAAAACTTCGACTCCGCCGCGAGTCCCTGAAG TTCAAGTCGTACTCGGAAGGAGCAACAGGAGAAGATCAGGATGATGCTGGAGTACATGTCAAG AAGAAGGACAAGAGGTTTTCGTTCTTGTCCAAAGGATCCTCCAAG GACAAACTATCTGATGACATGACGGATGGCCGGAGCTGGACTTTGCCTCCTCCAGGGAAGCCTCCAAAG GACGGTTTCTATGAGAAGAGGGAAGATGGAGAACAAAGTTGGTCTGAAGGCAAA AAAAAGCCTCTGAAGAAAAAAGTCAACCAACTGCTGAGGCGCGCGTCCACCAGCCTCATCCAGCGACATCCGACTGCAGGAAGCAAG GATGATGGCTTCCTGAAGAAAAGAGAGGCCATGAAAGAATCTACAGTCAGATGGCACTCCCAg GAGACCATGTTGGATGACAGAATAGGTGAGGACGAGATGGCGGCACAAGCACATCTGGACGAAGCCGACGCCTACACCAGC AAAGGCAAAAAGAAGCTAAAGATGAAGTTTAATCCTCAAAAAGGGTTTACCAGTTCTCGGCCAGAGGGGCCCCAGGGGGCGTATGGATACACCCCTAACAAGGACATAAAG GACAGACAAAAGCAGTTTTTGGGCGGTGCTGAAACGTGGCAGCAG GAGCACAACTTTGAGGATGTGGATGAGATAAAGAGGTTTCATTCCATCAGCCAG gacGACGTTTCTGTTCTTCATCCCCAACAAAAAAGCTTCTCAGCAGAGCGGCTGGATTGGGAAGCGCTGAATGCAGCAGATGATTACACAGTG AAAAAGAACAAGTTCAAGGCCCCGGTCCCTTTGCCACGCAAAGCAAAGCCGACGTTGAGTTCACCTGGACCGGCGGAGGCGGGGACGTTTGGCTATGCTGCTTGCGCACAGCCATCCTGT caGGCGGACGACTGGCCAGATGAGGACGATGCCGTCTTGAGCGGAGGCCAACACGAGGATCCCCTCGTGGACTACAACTACAAACAG AAAAAGGGGAAGCACAAAGTCTTTCAAAAGAACAAAGCAAAG CAGAACAAAACATGGGAAGGCGCCGCAGAGGACGTGGCAATCAACCACCTGTCAGAGGCGGCACAG GCCGAGTGGCTGGCGGCTCAGAAGGATGAACGTGTAGCGGCGGGTCTGGAGGATGCTGAAGGGGACGGG gaCACAGACAGCTTGATGGAATGGTGGAACACAGTAGAAA GGTGGGATGAGGTGCCATCAGACGAAGTGGCCAAACAGCTGGACGAGTCACA GTCCTTTGCCATTTTGGCCGACAAGGTGAACCGAGGCCTGCGCGTGTTCAACAAGGTTTTCACAGAACGCGGCGAGATCTTCTGGCAGCACGTGGTCAAGCTCCACGCCCTCGCCGACCACCTTAGCACCTTCCACCAGAAGGCCAAAGCGGCCGGCATCACGGGCAGCACCACGGCGGCCGTCGGCGGCGTGACGGCCATCGCCGGCCTGGCGTTGGCGCCCTTCACCTTAGGCGCCTCGCTCATCGTCACGGCCGTCGGGGTCGGCGTGGCCACCGCCGGGGGCATCACTTCGGCTTCTGCGAGCATCTCGGATAACGTCAACAACATGCAGGAGCGTAAGAAG GTGGAGGCGGTGCTGCAGGAGTACGAGTTGGAGTTTCAGGGCTTGGCCGACATCCTTCACTTCGTCAATCACGGCCTGTACAAGCTGCGCGGCCATCCTTTCCTGCGCTCAGGCAGGCAGCACTATTCTGAGGACTGGGAGGTGCGCAAGGCGGTGCAGATGATCAGCTTGGTGGACTCGCCCGTCATGCGAGCCATGGAGGTGACTGACGCCAATTTATACCTGCTCCAAGGACTTCAGAGAGGCATGGACAAGTACTTCAAGGACTCGCGGACCCCCAAGAGAGCCTTCAAAAAAGAAGTGGTGGCTCGTATAAAACAGGCGGCCAATGTGCTCAATGATGGAGTGGTGGAGCTTAACGCTATCAGGGAGGAGCTCCAGAAGGCCATTGGGAACTTTTGA
- the LOC144003671 gene encoding uncharacterized protein LOC144003671 isoform X6 — protein sequence MTAEAPEWSRDEWGENATVNRRPSIVVLQNMLKKIPQSPFHSQQQNVFPSPSDSNGLPADGLRSNQDSLVNVTTAADLTQNGVYRSSPEPVASSNPFYSYHLESTNKYNGGEDVGQKPGGNFDPLLEFQPSPLDRQENGVTVSEAPNDLFHTSSLNNELGSFLTSQSGSASGQFRNVTLSSPDDTPDNLFKTLHSKRSSMQDLLEDFSLQAPSGKVLEKPRSVVADPLWPSSNGEDDPYGSTKDPAGNPFYSASTTASHSLQTNGTKFSYDDKLTYSGLSGSDGDVFSPSSNASSPIAKELFRDGVSASDHFSEKTPNSKDVFGTLAQSGLARSTSDISEWTVQTMYSDAPHDIVLTTPQGSKHGILQPTPFSQARNLRVSPDSSPTELNHQAMLTRRPPKPLPRCRPPRPGKPPVPEKSLKPVYTVEHELSGPPKPPPKPFKVLPNSDLGATAKPQEGKALNAENCDIFEDILLIGQEKCVEDWPEDSPQFHPDFKPSGKLRLRRESLKFKSYSEGATGEDQDDAGVHVKKKDKRFSFLSKGSSKDKLSDDMTDGRSWTLPPPGKPPKDGFYEKREDGEQSWSEGKKKPLKKKVNQLLRRASTSLIQRHPTAGSKDDGFLKKREAMKESTVRWHSQETMLDDRIGEDEMAAQAHLDEADAYTSKGKKKLKMKFNPQKGFTSSRPEGPQGAYGYTPNKDIKDRQKQFLGGAETWQQEHNFEDVDEIKRFHSISQDDVSVLHPQQKSFSAERLDWEALNAADDYTVKKNKFKAPVPLPRKAKPTLSSPGPAEAGTFGYAACAQPSCADDWPDEDDAVLSGGQHEDPLVDYNYKQKKGKHKVFQKNKAKNKTWEGAAEDVAINHLSEAAQAEWLAAQKDERVAAGLEDAEGDGDTDSLMEWWNTVERWDEVPSDEVAKQLDESQSFAILADKVNRGLRVFNKVFTERGEIFWQHVVKLHALADHLSTFHQKAKAAGITGSTTAAVGGVTAIAGLALAPFTLGASLIVTAVGVGVATAGGITSASASISDNVNNMQERKKVEAVLQEYELEFQGLADILHFVNHGLYKLRGHPFLRSGRQHYSEDWEVRKAVQMISLVDSPVMRAMEVTDANLYLLQGLQRGMDKYFKDSRTPKRAFKKEVVARIKQAANVLNDGVVELNAIREELQKAIGNF from the exons ATGACTGCG GAGGCTCCGGAGTGGTCGAGGGACGAATGGGGGGAGAACGCCACCGTCAACAGACGAccc AGTATCGTGGTGCTGCAAAACATGCTGAAGAAAATCCCTCAAAGCCCGTTTCACTCTCAGCAACAG AACGTTTTTCCGTCACCCTCAGACTCCAACGGATTGCCGGCGGACGGTTTGAGAAGCAACCAA gaCAGCTTGGTGAATGTGACCACTGCCGCTGATCTGACACAG AATGGAGTCTACCGGTCGAGCCCTGAG CCTGTGGCCAGCAGTAACCCTTTTTATTCTTATCATTTG GAATCCACGAACAAGTACAACGGTGGCGAGGATGTTGGACAAAAACCCGGTGGCAACTTCGATCCTCTCCTTGAATTCCAGCCTTCTCCTTTGGATCGGCAAGAAAATGGAGTCACAGTGTCTGAAGCTCCGAACGACTTGTTCCACACCTCCAGCTTAAACAACGAGCTGGGCAGCTTTTTGACATCCCAGAGTGGGTCCGCAAGCGGGCAATTTCGCAACGTAACCCTGAGCTCACCAGACGACACTCCTGACAACTTGTTTAAGACCCTGCATTCCAAAAGATCCAGCATGCAGGACCTTTTGGAAGATTTTAGCCTTCAGGCACCATCAGGAAAAGTCTTGGAAAAGCCTCGCAGCGTTGTTGCCGATCCATTGTGGCCTTCTTCCAATGGGGAAGACGATCCGTATGGCTCTACAAAGGATCCAGCAGGGAATCCGTTTTATTCTGCCTCAACCACTGCGTCACATTCCCTTCAGACAAATGGAACAAAATTCTCATATGACGACAAGTTAACTTATTCCGGTTTATCTGGGTCTGATGGGGATGTTTTCTCGCCTTCTTCGAATGCGTCGAGCCCGATTGCAAAGGAGCTATTCAGAGATGGTGTCAGCGCAAGTGACCACTTCAGTGAAAAGACGCCCAACAGCAAGGACGTGTTCGGAACGCTTGCCCAGAGCGGTTTGGCCAGATCAACCTCGGACATCTCGGAGTGGACTGTCCAAACGATGTATTCGGACGCACCACATGACATTGTGCTGACCACTCCTCAAGGAAGCAAACACGGAATCCTGCAGCCAACCCCCTTCAGTCAAGCCCGGAATCTGAGGGTGTCGCCAGACTCTTCTCCGACAGAGTTGAATCAC CAGGCGATGCTCACCAGGCGCCCGCCAAAGCCGCTTCCTCGTTGCAGACCTCCCAGGCCGGGGAAGCCCCCTGTGCCGGAGAAGTCGCTCAAACCAGTTTACACG GTCGAGCATGAGCTGAGCGGGCCGCCAAAACCTCCTCCGAAACCGTTCAAAGTGCTCCCAAATTCAGACCTCGGTGCCACAGCAAAGCCTCAG GAGGGGAAAGCGCTCAACGCGGAGAACTGCGACATCTTTGAGGACATCCTCCTGATTGGGCAG GAAAAGTGTGTGGAAGACTGGCCAGAAGACAGTCCTCAGTTCCACCCCGACTTCAAACCA TCTGGAAAACTTCGACTCCGCCGCGAGTCCCTGAAG TTCAAGTCGTACTCGGAAGGAGCAACAGGAGAAGATCAGGATGATGCTGGAGTACATGTCAAG AAGAAGGACAAGAGGTTTTCGTTCTTGTCCAAAGGATCCTCCAAG GACAAACTATCTGATGACATGACGGATGGCCGGAGCTGGACTTTGCCTCCTCCAGGGAAGCCTCCAAAG GACGGTTTCTATGAGAAGAGGGAAGATGGAGAACAAAGTTGGTCTGAAGGCAAA AAAAAGCCTCTGAAGAAAAAAGTCAACCAACTGCTGAGGCGCGCGTCCACCAGCCTCATCCAGCGACATCCGACTGCAGGAAGCAAG GATGATGGCTTCCTGAAGAAAAGAGAGGCCATGAAAGAATCTACAGTCAGATGGCACTCCCAg GAGACCATGTTGGATGACAGAATAGGTGAGGACGAGATGGCGGCACAAGCACATCTGGACGAAGCCGACGCCTACACCAGC AAAGGCAAAAAGAAGCTAAAGATGAAGTTTAATCCTCAAAAAGGGTTTACCAGTTCTCGGCCAGAGGGGCCCCAGGGGGCGTATGGATACACCCCTAACAAGGACATAAAG GACAGACAAAAGCAGTTTTTGGGCGGTGCTGAAACGTGGCAGCAG GAGCACAACTTTGAGGATGTGGATGAGATAAAGAGGTTTCATTCCATCAGCCAG gacGACGTTTCTGTTCTTCATCCCCAACAAAAAAGCTTCTCAGCAGAGCGGCTGGATTGGGAAGCGCTGAATGCAGCAGATGATTACACAGTG AAAAAGAACAAGTTCAAGGCCCCGGTCCCTTTGCCACGCAAAGCAAAGCCGACGTTGAGTTCACCTGGACCGGCGGAGGCGGGGACGTTTGGCTATGCTGCTTGCGCACAGCCATCCTGT GCGGACGACTGGCCAGATGAGGACGATGCCGTCTTGAGCGGAGGCCAACACGAGGATCCCCTCGTGGACTACAACTACAAACAG AAAAAGGGGAAGCACAAAGTCTTTCAAAAGAACAAAGCAAAG AACAAAACATGGGAAGGCGCCGCAGAGGACGTGGCAATCAACCACCTGTCAGAGGCGGCACAG GCCGAGTGGCTGGCGGCTCAGAAGGATGAACGTGTAGCGGCGGGTCTGGAGGATGCTGAAGGGGACGGG gaCACAGACAGCTTGATGGAATGGTGGAACACAGTAGAAA GGTGGGATGAGGTGCCATCAGACGAAGTGGCCAAACAGCTGGACGAGTCACA GTCCTTTGCCATTTTGGCCGACAAGGTGAACCGAGGCCTGCGCGTGTTCAACAAGGTTTTCACAGAACGCGGCGAGATCTTCTGGCAGCACGTGGTCAAGCTCCACGCCCTCGCCGACCACCTTAGCACCTTCCACCAGAAGGCCAAAGCGGCCGGCATCACGGGCAGCACCACGGCGGCCGTCGGCGGCGTGACGGCCATCGCCGGCCTGGCGTTGGCGCCCTTCACCTTAGGCGCCTCGCTCATCGTCACGGCCGTCGGGGTCGGCGTGGCCACCGCCGGGGGCATCACTTCGGCTTCTGCGAGCATCTCGGATAACGTCAACAACATGCAGGAGCGTAAGAAG GTGGAGGCGGTGCTGCAGGAGTACGAGTTGGAGTTTCAGGGCTTGGCCGACATCCTTCACTTCGTCAATCACGGCCTGTACAAGCTGCGCGGCCATCCTTTCCTGCGCTCAGGCAGGCAGCACTATTCTGAGGACTGGGAGGTGCGCAAGGCGGTGCAGATGATCAGCTTGGTGGACTCGCCCGTCATGCGAGCCATGGAGGTGACTGACGCCAATTTATACCTGCTCCAAGGACTTCAGAGAGGCATGGACAAGTACTTCAAGGACTCGCGGACCCCCAAGAGAGCCTTCAAAAAAGAAGTGGTGGCTCGTATAAAACAGGCGGCCAATGTGCTCAATGATGGAGTGGTGGAGCTTAACGCTATCAGGGAGGAGCTCCAGAAGGCCATTGGGAACTTTTGA
- the LOC144003671 gene encoding uncharacterized protein LOC144003671 isoform X4, giving the protein MTAEAPEWSRDEWGENATVNRRPSIVVLQNMLKKIPQSPFHSQQQNVFPSPSDSNGLPADGLRSNQDSLVNVTTAADLTQNGVYRSSPEPVASSNPFYSYHLESTNKYNGGEDVGQKPGGNFDPLLEFQPSPLDRQENGVTVSEAPNDLFHTSSLNNELGSFLTSQSGSASGQFRNVTLSSPDDTPDNLFKTLHSKRSSMQDLLEDFSLQAPSGKVLEKPRSVVADPLWPSSNGEDDPYGSTKDPAGNPFYSASTTASHSLQTNGTKFSYDDKLTYSGLSGSDGDVFSPSSNASSPIAKELFRDGVSASDHFSEKTPNSKDVFGTLAQSGLARSTSDISEWTVQTMYSDAPHDIVLTTPQGSKHGILQPTPFSQARNLRVSPDSSPTELNHQAMLTRRPPKPLPRCRPPRPGKPPVPEKSLKPVYTVEHELSGPPKPPPKPFKVLPNSDLGATAKPQEGKALNAENCDIFEDILLIGQEKCVEDWPEDSPQFHPDFKPSGKLRLRRESLKFKSYSEGATGEDQDDAGVHVKKDKRFSFLSKGSSKDKLSDDMTDGRSWTLPPPGKPPKDGFYEKREDGEQSWSEGKKKPLKKKVNQLLRRASTSLIQRHPTAGSKDDGFLKKREAMKESTVRWHSQETMLDDRIGEDEMAAQAHLDEADAYTSKGKKKLKMKFNPQKGFTSSRPEGPQGAYGYTPNKDIKDRQKQFLGGAETWQQEHNFEDVDEIKRFHSISQDDVSVLHPQQKSFSAERLDWEALNAADDYTVKKNKFKAPVPLPRKAKPTLSSPGPAEAGTFGYAACAQPSCQADDWPDEDDAVLSGGQHEDPLVDYNYKQKKGKHKVFQKNKAKQNKTWEGAAEDVAINHLSEAAQAEWLAAQKDERVAAGLEDAEGDGDTDSLMEWWNTVERWDEVPSDEVAKQLDESQSFAILADKVNRGLRVFNKVFTERGEIFWQHVVKLHALADHLSTFHQKAKAAGITGSTTAAVGGVTAIAGLALAPFTLGASLIVTAVGVGVATAGGITSASASISDNVNNMQERKKVEAVLQEYELEFQGLADILHFVNHGLYKLRGHPFLRSGRQHYSEDWEVRKAVQMISLVDSPVMRAMEVTDANLYLLQGLQRGMDKYFKDSRTPKRAFKKEVVARIKQAANVLNDGVVELNAIREELQKAIGNF; this is encoded by the exons ATGACTGCG GAGGCTCCGGAGTGGTCGAGGGACGAATGGGGGGAGAACGCCACCGTCAACAGACGAccc AGTATCGTGGTGCTGCAAAACATGCTGAAGAAAATCCCTCAAAGCCCGTTTCACTCTCAGCAACAG AACGTTTTTCCGTCACCCTCAGACTCCAACGGATTGCCGGCGGACGGTTTGAGAAGCAACCAA gaCAGCTTGGTGAATGTGACCACTGCCGCTGATCTGACACAG AATGGAGTCTACCGGTCGAGCCCTGAG CCTGTGGCCAGCAGTAACCCTTTTTATTCTTATCATTTG GAATCCACGAACAAGTACAACGGTGGCGAGGATGTTGGACAAAAACCCGGTGGCAACTTCGATCCTCTCCTTGAATTCCAGCCTTCTCCTTTGGATCGGCAAGAAAATGGAGTCACAGTGTCTGAAGCTCCGAACGACTTGTTCCACACCTCCAGCTTAAACAACGAGCTGGGCAGCTTTTTGACATCCCAGAGTGGGTCCGCAAGCGGGCAATTTCGCAACGTAACCCTGAGCTCACCAGACGACACTCCTGACAACTTGTTTAAGACCCTGCATTCCAAAAGATCCAGCATGCAGGACCTTTTGGAAGATTTTAGCCTTCAGGCACCATCAGGAAAAGTCTTGGAAAAGCCTCGCAGCGTTGTTGCCGATCCATTGTGGCCTTCTTCCAATGGGGAAGACGATCCGTATGGCTCTACAAAGGATCCAGCAGGGAATCCGTTTTATTCTGCCTCAACCACTGCGTCACATTCCCTTCAGACAAATGGAACAAAATTCTCATATGACGACAAGTTAACTTATTCCGGTTTATCTGGGTCTGATGGGGATGTTTTCTCGCCTTCTTCGAATGCGTCGAGCCCGATTGCAAAGGAGCTATTCAGAGATGGTGTCAGCGCAAGTGACCACTTCAGTGAAAAGACGCCCAACAGCAAGGACGTGTTCGGAACGCTTGCCCAGAGCGGTTTGGCCAGATCAACCTCGGACATCTCGGAGTGGACTGTCCAAACGATGTATTCGGACGCACCACATGACATTGTGCTGACCACTCCTCAAGGAAGCAAACACGGAATCCTGCAGCCAACCCCCTTCAGTCAAGCCCGGAATCTGAGGGTGTCGCCAGACTCTTCTCCGACAGAGTTGAATCAC CAGGCGATGCTCACCAGGCGCCCGCCAAAGCCGCTTCCTCGTTGCAGACCTCCCAGGCCGGGGAAGCCCCCTGTGCCGGAGAAGTCGCTCAAACCAGTTTACACG GTCGAGCATGAGCTGAGCGGGCCGCCAAAACCTCCTCCGAAACCGTTCAAAGTGCTCCCAAATTCAGACCTCGGTGCCACAGCAAAGCCTCAG GAGGGGAAAGCGCTCAACGCGGAGAACTGCGACATCTTTGAGGACATCCTCCTGATTGGGCAG GAAAAGTGTGTGGAAGACTGGCCAGAAGACAGTCCTCAGTTCCACCCCGACTTCAAACCA TCTGGAAAACTTCGACTCCGCCGCGAGTCCCTGAAG TTCAAGTCGTACTCGGAAGGAGCAACAGGAGAAGATCAGGATGATGCTGGAGTACATGTCAAG AAGGACAAGAGGTTTTCGTTCTTGTCCAAAGGATCCTCCAAG GACAAACTATCTGATGACATGACGGATGGCCGGAGCTGGACTTTGCCTCCTCCAGGGAAGCCTCCAAAG GACGGTTTCTATGAGAAGAGGGAAGATGGAGAACAAAGTTGGTCTGAAGGCAAA AAAAAGCCTCTGAAGAAAAAAGTCAACCAACTGCTGAGGCGCGCGTCCACCAGCCTCATCCAGCGACATCCGACTGCAGGAAGCAAG GATGATGGCTTCCTGAAGAAAAGAGAGGCCATGAAAGAATCTACAGTCAGATGGCACTCCCAg GAGACCATGTTGGATGACAGAATAGGTGAGGACGAGATGGCGGCACAAGCACATCTGGACGAAGCCGACGCCTACACCAGC AAAGGCAAAAAGAAGCTAAAGATGAAGTTTAATCCTCAAAAAGGGTTTACCAGTTCTCGGCCAGAGGGGCCCCAGGGGGCGTATGGATACACCCCTAACAAGGACATAAAG GACAGACAAAAGCAGTTTTTGGGCGGTGCTGAAACGTGGCAGCAG GAGCACAACTTTGAGGATGTGGATGAGATAAAGAGGTTTCATTCCATCAGCCAG gacGACGTTTCTGTTCTTCATCCCCAACAAAAAAGCTTCTCAGCAGAGCGGCTGGATTGGGAAGCGCTGAATGCAGCAGATGATTACACAGTG AAAAAGAACAAGTTCAAGGCCCCGGTCCCTTTGCCACGCAAAGCAAAGCCGACGTTGAGTTCACCTGGACCGGCGGAGGCGGGGACGTTTGGCTATGCTGCTTGCGCACAGCCATCCTGT caGGCGGACGACTGGCCAGATGAGGACGATGCCGTCTTGAGCGGAGGCCAACACGAGGATCCCCTCGTGGACTACAACTACAAACAG AAAAAGGGGAAGCACAAAGTCTTTCAAAAGAACAAAGCAAAG CAGAACAAAACATGGGAAGGCGCCGCAGAGGACGTGGCAATCAACCACCTGTCAGAGGCGGCACAG GCCGAGTGGCTGGCGGCTCAGAAGGATGAACGTGTAGCGGCGGGTCTGGAGGATGCTGAAGGGGACGGG gaCACAGACAGCTTGATGGAATGGTGGAACACAGTAGAAA GGTGGGATGAGGTGCCATCAGACGAAGTGGCCAAACAGCTGGACGAGTCACA GTCCTTTGCCATTTTGGCCGACAAGGTGAACCGAGGCCTGCGCGTGTTCAACAAGGTTTTCACAGAACGCGGCGAGATCTTCTGGCAGCACGTGGTCAAGCTCCACGCCCTCGCCGACCACCTTAGCACCTTCCACCAGAAGGCCAAAGCGGCCGGCATCACGGGCAGCACCACGGCGGCCGTCGGCGGCGTGACGGCCATCGCCGGCCTGGCGTTGGCGCCCTTCACCTTAGGCGCCTCGCTCATCGTCACGGCCGTCGGGGTCGGCGTGGCCACCGCCGGGGGCATCACTTCGGCTTCTGCGAGCATCTCGGATAACGTCAACAACATGCAGGAGCGTAAGAAG GTGGAGGCGGTGCTGCAGGAGTACGAGTTGGAGTTTCAGGGCTTGGCCGACATCCTTCACTTCGTCAATCACGGCCTGTACAAGCTGCGCGGCCATCCTTTCCTGCGCTCAGGCAGGCAGCACTATTCTGAGGACTGGGAGGTGCGCAAGGCGGTGCAGATGATCAGCTTGGTGGACTCGCCCGTCATGCGAGCCATGGAGGTGACTGACGCCAATTTATACCTGCTCCAAGGACTTCAGAGAGGCATGGACAAGTACTTCAAGGACTCGCGGACCCCCAAGAGAGCCTTCAAAAAAGAAGTGGTGGCTCGTATAAAACAGGCGGCCAATGTGCTCAATGATGGAGTGGTGGAGCTTAACGCTATCAGGGAGGAGCTCCAGAAGGCCATTGGGAACTTTTGA